In Halobacterium sp. R2-5, the following are encoded in one genomic region:
- a CDS encoding aldehyde dehydrogenase family protein produces MSDFSIDADWSELYVDGEWTPAESGETIDVEDPSTREVVAEVPSASGADVNAAYEAAAEAQTEWAEAPPAQRAAVVQQFLEALQAHSDEVVDLLAHEVGGSAIMGETSIQIASDHAGEAATLPRRMKGEHAESNIPGKENIVERGPKGVVTVISPWNFPLNLSARAVLPAIAAGNSVVLKPSTNSPITGGLLFAKLFEETDLPGGVLNVVTGRGSEIGDRVASHPESDVVSFTGSTSVGQHVAGLAGENLAVPAMELGGNNAFVVTEDADLDRAVDAATFGSFVHQGQVCISINRHVVHEDVYDEYVEKLTERAEELAVGSAHEGGTVVGPIIDESQRDEMLEYVEETVEAGATLETGGETADIDGVDDSLVVEPTVLSDVTNDMAAACNEHFGPIAPVIPFSDVDEAVEIANDTEYGLSGAVHSGDLSVAREIADRMETGNVHINDQPINDEAHVPFSGIGASGVGEYNSDAFLREITETKWISVQHEPREYPF; encoded by the coding sequence ATGAGTGACTTCTCGATAGACGCCGACTGGAGCGAACTGTACGTCGACGGCGAGTGGACGCCCGCCGAGAGCGGCGAGACAATCGACGTCGAGGACCCCTCCACGCGGGAGGTCGTCGCCGAGGTACCGTCCGCTTCGGGAGCCGACGTGAACGCAGCCTACGAGGCCGCTGCGGAAGCCCAGACGGAGTGGGCGGAGGCGCCGCCAGCCCAGCGCGCGGCGGTCGTCCAGCAGTTCCTGGAAGCGCTCCAGGCACACAGCGACGAGGTCGTCGACCTGCTCGCACACGAGGTCGGCGGCTCCGCCATCATGGGCGAGACGTCCATCCAGATCGCCAGCGACCACGCTGGCGAGGCGGCGACGCTGCCGCGGCGGATGAAAGGCGAGCACGCCGAGTCGAACATCCCCGGCAAGGAGAACATCGTCGAGCGCGGGCCGAAGGGCGTGGTGACGGTCATCTCGCCGTGGAACTTCCCGCTGAACCTCAGCGCTCGCGCCGTCCTCCCCGCCATCGCCGCGGGCAACAGCGTCGTGCTGAAGCCCTCGACGAACTCCCCCATCACGGGCGGGCTGCTGTTCGCGAAGCTGTTCGAAGAGACCGACCTCCCCGGCGGCGTACTGAACGTGGTGACGGGCCGGGGCTCGGAGATCGGTGACCGCGTCGCCAGCCACCCCGAGAGCGACGTCGTCTCGTTCACCGGCTCCACGTCGGTCGGCCAGCACGTCGCCGGGCTCGCGGGCGAGAACCTCGCGGTGCCGGCGATGGAGCTCGGCGGCAACAACGCGTTCGTCGTCACCGAGGACGCCGACCTCGACCGCGCCGTCGACGCGGCGACGTTCGGCTCGTTCGTCCATCAGGGACAGGTCTGTATCTCCATCAACCGCCACGTCGTCCACGAAGACGTCTACGACGAGTACGTCGAGAAGCTCACCGAGCGCGCCGAGGAACTCGCCGTCGGGAGCGCGCACGAGGGCGGCACCGTCGTCGGCCCGATCATCGACGAGTCCCAGCGCGACGAGATGCTCGAATACGTCGAGGAGACGGTCGAGGCGGGCGCCACCCTCGAAACCGGCGGCGAAACCGCCGACATCGACGGTGTCGACGATTCGCTGGTCGTCGAGCCGACGGTGCTCTCGGACGTCACCAACGACATGGCGGCCGCCTGCAACGAGCACTTCGGTCCCATCGCGCCCGTGATCCCGTTCTCGGACGTCGACGAGGCCGTCGAAATCGCCAACGACACCGAGTACGGCCTCTCCGGCGCCGTGCACTCGGGCGACCTCTCGGTCGCACGGGAGATCGCCGACCGCATGGAGACCGGGAACGTCCACATCAACGACCAGCCGATCAACGACGAGGCTCACGTGCCGTTCAGCGGCATCGGCGCGTCCGGCGTCGGCGAGTACAACAGCGACGCGTTCCTCCGGGAGATCACCGAGACGAAGTGGATCTCCGTCCAGCACGAGCCCCGCGAGTACCCGTTCTGA
- a CDS encoding pirin family protein: MSSSDPSQPVPGQTVRHGTGVNSNRAFPTNSFPRHLDPFVLFERFYIEPDEGFPMHPHEGFEIVSYMLDGGMAHEDSLGVTNTAREGEAMRITAGSGIRHSEFPAGGRGCNGLQLWVNLPRDRKDADAGYEDASTDDLPTESLDGATVTTVVGEGSPLSLYTPMEYLDATVTDAWTWSPREDWTGFLYGVDGEGAVNGHAFGVGDVLPVVEAEDVAVESEDALRAVAVSGRPHGEEIHQRGPFVR, encoded by the coding sequence ATGAGTTCGAGCGACCCGAGCCAGCCGGTTCCGGGCCAGACCGTCCGGCACGGCACCGGCGTCAACTCGAACCGCGCGTTCCCGACGAACAGCTTCCCCCGGCACCTCGACCCGTTCGTGCTGTTCGAGCGCTTCTACATCGAGCCCGACGAGGGGTTCCCGATGCACCCCCACGAGGGGTTCGAGATCGTCTCCTACATGCTCGACGGCGGGATGGCCCACGAGGACTCCCTCGGCGTCACCAACACCGCCCGCGAGGGCGAGGCGATGCGCATCACCGCCGGCAGCGGCATCCGTCACTCGGAGTTCCCGGCGGGCGGCCGGGGCTGCAACGGCCTCCAGCTCTGGGTGAACCTCCCGCGCGACCGGAAGGACGCCGACGCCGGCTACGAGGACGCGAGTACCGACGACCTCCCGACGGAGTCCCTCGACGGCGCGACCGTGACGACCGTCGTCGGCGAGGGGTCGCCGCTCTCGCTGTACACGCCGATGGAGTACCTCGACGCGACCGTCACGGACGCGTGGACGTGGTCGCCCCGGGAGGACTGGACCGGCTTCCTCTACGGCGTCGACGGCGAGGGCGCGGTGAACGGCCACGCGTTCGGTGTCGGCGACGTACTCCCCGTCGTCGAAGCCGAGGACGTCGCCGTCGAGAGCGAGGACGCCCTCCGCGCGGTCGCGGTCTCCGGCCGCCCGCACGGCGAGGAGATCCACCAGCGCGGCCCGTTCGTCCGCTGA
- a CDS encoding NAD(P)/FAD-dependent oxidoreductase, which produces MLHSRMADVAVVGGGPAGLTAAQYAAKNDLDTVAFDTGESWMGKAHLFNYPAIRSISGDEFLTIARGQAEARGATLHEAEVTGVEQSDDGFVVSTDEDEYEADYVVLATGGNRELAEDLGCEFTDEDVVDVNVDMETSVEGVYATGAMGRAEKWQAVIAAGDGAAAILDILSKEKGEYYHDFDVPSDVPEL; this is translated from the coding sequence CTGCTCCACTCGCGTATGGCAGACGTAGCAGTCGTCGGCGGCGGCCCCGCCGGCCTGACCGCGGCACAGTACGCAGCGAAGAACGACCTCGACACCGTCGCCTTCGACACGGGCGAGTCCTGGATGGGGAAGGCCCACCTCTTCAACTACCCCGCGATTCGCAGCATCAGCGGCGACGAGTTCCTCACCATCGCCCGCGGACAGGCCGAGGCCCGCGGCGCGACGCTCCACGAGGCGGAAGTCACGGGCGTCGAGCAGAGCGACGACGGGTTCGTCGTCAGTACCGACGAGGACGAGTACGAGGCGGACTACGTCGTGCTCGCGACCGGCGGCAACCGCGAGCTCGCCGAGGACCTCGGCTGCGAGTTCACCGACGAGGACGTCGTCGACGTGAACGTCGACATGGAGACCAGCGTCGAGGGCGTGTACGCCACCGGCGCGATGGGCCGCGCGGAGAAGTGGCAGGCCGTCATCGCCGCGGGCGACGGCGCGGCCGCGATCCTCGACATCCTCTCGAAGGAGAAAGGCGAGTACTACCACGACTTCGACGTGCCCTCGGACGTCCCCGAGCTCTGA
- a CDS encoding TetR/AcrR family transcriptional regulator produces the protein MSDSDGNAGSTDTREAIMEATFRALREHGYKDLRVRDIGDEMEQSRQLIHYHFDGKYDLMSSFLAYVIDQYEGSVEVDTDADPRTELDARIDQCLFGPELEEFEHWDRMKVYHELYAYAQHDERHRELFDEHYDRIRGSIVAVVEDGIEAGVFRDVDAERVGQLVTDLIHAARERRLSLGHEDAPEQARQAIDELVLDSLTAEDAADASALRQ, from the coding sequence ATGAGCGACTCCGACGGGAACGCCGGCTCCACGGACACGCGGGAGGCCATCATGGAGGCGACGTTCCGCGCGCTTCGCGAACACGGCTACAAGGACCTGCGGGTGCGGGACATCGGCGACGAGATGGAGCAGTCACGCCAGCTGATCCACTACCACTTCGACGGCAAGTACGACCTCATGTCGTCGTTTCTCGCGTACGTCATCGACCAGTACGAGGGCAGCGTCGAGGTGGACACGGACGCGGACCCGCGGACGGAACTCGACGCGCGCATCGACCAGTGCCTGTTCGGCCCGGAGCTCGAGGAGTTCGAGCACTGGGACCGCATGAAGGTGTACCACGAGCTGTACGCGTACGCCCAGCACGACGAGCGCCACCGCGAGCTGTTCGACGAGCACTACGACCGCATCCGCGGCAGCATCGTGGCCGTCGTCGAAGACGGCATCGAGGCGGGCGTCTTCCGCGACGTGGACGCCGAGCGCGTCGGCCAGCTCGTCACGGACCTGATTCACGCCGCCCGCGAGCGCCGGCTCTCGCTCGGCCACGAGGACGCGCCCGAGCAGGCGCGGCAAGCCATCGACGAACTCGTGCTGGACTCGCTGACCGCAGAGGACGCGGCCGACGCGTCCGCACTGCGCCAGTAG
- a CDS encoding FUN14 domain-containing protein produces the protein MADINLTTLGLEFGGGAGIGAVIGFAAKKVAKLIAVIVGLELALFKFLESRGILTVDWDRLTGGMLDITQAANGAAPPSWMNTILSTLSVSAGFTGGFLVGFRKG, from the coding sequence ATGGCAGACATTAATCTGACGACCCTCGGGCTGGAATTCGGGGGTGGCGCCGGCATCGGCGCCGTCATCGGGTTCGCGGCCAAGAAGGTCGCGAAGCTCATCGCGGTCATCGTCGGGCTGGAGCTCGCGCTGTTCAAGTTCCTGGAGTCCCGGGGCATCCTGACGGTCGACTGGGACCGCCTCACGGGCGGGATGCTCGACATCACGCAGGCCGCCAACGGCGCTGCGCCGCCGTCGTGGATGAACACCATCCTCTCGACGCTGTCGGTCAGCGCCGGATTCACGGGGGGGTTCCTGGTCGGCTTCCGGAAAGGATAG
- a CDS encoding ribosome assembly factor SBDS, translated as MISLDEAVTARLETHGERFEVLVDPDAALAMKRGEFDGELEDVIAARDVFENASRGDRPAEEDLEEVFGTTEPMEIIPDVIERGEIQITAEQREEMQEQKRRKLVNTITRNAVNPQMDNAPHPPERIENALEEAGFTVDPMEPAESQVDEALDALRPVIPIRFEEVTVAVNLPPDHAGSGQAKIREFGELDREEWQADGSWVGVLTFPAGMQNDFYDLVNEVSEGEGETTIVKDKGELDTR; from the coding sequence ATGATATCACTCGACGAGGCGGTGACGGCTCGCCTCGAAACCCACGGGGAGCGCTTCGAAGTGCTCGTCGACCCGGACGCCGCGCTCGCGATGAAGCGCGGCGAGTTCGACGGCGAACTGGAGGACGTCATCGCCGCGCGGGACGTCTTCGAGAACGCCTCCCGGGGCGACCGGCCCGCCGAGGAGGACCTCGAAGAGGTGTTCGGGACGACCGAGCCGATGGAGATTATCCCCGACGTCATCGAGCGCGGGGAGATCCAGATCACCGCCGAGCAGCGCGAGGAGATGCAGGAGCAGAAGCGCCGCAAGCTCGTCAACACCATCACGCGGAACGCGGTCAACCCCCAGATGGACAACGCGCCCCACCCGCCCGAGCGCATCGAGAACGCGCTCGAAGAGGCGGGGTTCACGGTGGACCCGATGGAGCCCGCGGAGAGCCAGGTCGACGAGGCGCTGGACGCGCTGCGGCCCGTGATTCCGATCCGCTTCGAGGAGGTCACCGTCGCGGTGAATCTGCCGCCGGACCACGCGGGCAGCGGGCAGGCCAAGATCCGGGAGTTCGGCGAACTCGACCGCGAGGAGTGGCAGGCCGACGGCTCCTGGGTGGGCGTGTTGACGTTCCCGGCCGGGATGCAGAACGACTTCTACGACCTCGTCAACGAGGTCTCGGAGGGGGAGGGCGAGACGACCATCGTGAAGGACAAAGGCGAACTCGACACGCGGTAA
- the psmA gene encoding archaeal proteasome endopeptidase complex subunit alpha — MQGQNQQQAYDRGITIFSPDGRLYQVEYAREAVKRGTPSIGVRTDGGVVLLVDKRISSPLMEEASVEKIHKADNHVGIASAGHVADARKLIDFARRDAQVERLRYDQAIGVETLTKDITDHIQQYTQVGGARPFGVALLIGGVTNGEPRLFETDPSGTPYEWKAIAIGEDRSTVQEYLEDNYDESLPLDEGVELALRALGQIRDSLAPEGVGVATIDAETGAFIELSNDEISEYLDEHDLLDDGTSGDEADPDEDEE; from the coding sequence ATGCAAGGACAGAACCAACAGCAGGCCTACGACCGCGGTATCACGATCTTCTCGCCGGACGGGCGCCTCTACCAGGTGGAGTACGCCCGGGAGGCCGTCAAGCGAGGGACGCCCAGCATCGGGGTGCGCACGGACGGCGGCGTCGTCCTCCTCGTGGACAAGCGCATCAGCTCGCCGCTGATGGAGGAGGCGTCCGTCGAGAAGATACACAAGGCCGACAACCACGTCGGCATCGCGAGCGCGGGCCACGTCGCCGACGCCCGGAAACTCATCGACTTCGCGCGCCGCGACGCCCAGGTCGAGCGCCTTCGCTACGACCAGGCCATCGGCGTGGAGACGCTGACGAAAGACATCACCGACCACATCCAGCAGTACACGCAGGTCGGGGGCGCGCGGCCGTTCGGCGTCGCGCTCCTCATCGGCGGCGTCACGAACGGCGAGCCCCGCCTCTTCGAGACGGACCCGTCGGGGACGCCGTACGAGTGGAAGGCCATCGCCATCGGCGAGGACCGCTCTACTGTCCAGGAGTACCTCGAGGACAACTACGACGAGTCGCTGCCCCTCGACGAGGGCGTGGAGCTGGCGCTGCGCGCGCTCGGCCAGATTCGCGACTCGCTGGCGCCCGAGGGCGTCGGCGTCGCCACCATCGACGCGGAGACGGGCGCGTTCATCGAGCTGTCGAACGACGAGATCAGCGAGTACCTCGACGAGCACGACCTGCTCGACGACGGGACCAGCGGCGACGAAGCGGACCCCGACGAAGACGAGGAGTAG
- a CDS encoding Rpp14/Pop5 family protein, which yields MKHLPKHLRPRWRYLAVELEAWPDADVSQGDFQRSVWFAAQNLYGDAGSADADLRVLEFSFSDGTGEALVRVRHGEVERGRAALACVDEVRGDPVRVAVRGVSGTMRAAEEKYLGRPSESRDEASVAFAGGTRRAVRRGDLVDVDCEDGFAGATDLDC from the coding sequence GTGAAACACCTCCCGAAGCACCTCCGGCCGCGGTGGCGCTACCTCGCCGTGGAGCTGGAGGCGTGGCCGGACGCCGACGTCTCGCAGGGGGACTTCCAGCGCAGCGTCTGGTTCGCCGCGCAGAACCTCTACGGTGACGCCGGGAGCGCGGACGCCGACCTGCGCGTGCTGGAGTTCTCCTTCAGCGACGGCACCGGCGAGGCGTTAGTGCGGGTTCGCCACGGCGAAGTGGAGCGCGGGCGGGCGGCGCTGGCGTGCGTCGACGAGGTCCGCGGTGACCCCGTCAGGGTGGCGGTACGCGGCGTCTCGGGCACGATGCGGGCGGCTGAAGAAAAGTATTTAGGCCGGCCGAGTGAATCCCGAGACGAAGCCAGCGTCGCGTTCGCGGGCGGCACCCGTCGCGCCGTCCGCCGGGGCGACCTCGTCGACGTCGACTGCGAGGACGGGTTCGCGGGCGCGACGGACCTCGACTGCTAA
- a CDS encoding class I SAM-dependent methyltransferase, with protein sequence MKKTLDEHAARFDDLAADYDDEKSPEYNECVALVLERANPDGDDTVLDLGCGTGAIALGLAEAAGRVVGRDISEGMMDEARRKADERGIENVEFGQGQFREPNYDGEVDIVTSNFAMHHLSDEEKRETVSVIADLEPRKIVLGDVMFFGEPDPEEPFYSPEVDDPATVGVLADAFTDAGYAVTAVEMVHEQVGVLVAERL encoded by the coding sequence ATGAAGAAGACGCTTGACGAGCACGCCGCGCGCTTCGACGACCTCGCGGCCGACTACGACGACGAGAAGTCCCCGGAGTACAACGAGTGCGTCGCGCTCGTCCTCGAACGCGCGAACCCGGACGGCGACGACACGGTCCTCGACCTCGGCTGCGGGACGGGCGCCATCGCGCTCGGGCTCGCCGAGGCGGCGGGCCGCGTCGTCGGCCGCGACATCAGCGAGGGGATGATGGACGAGGCGCGCCGGAAGGCCGACGAACGCGGCATCGAGAACGTCGAGTTCGGACAGGGCCAGTTCCGCGAGCCGAACTACGACGGCGAGGTGGACATTGTCACGTCGAACTTCGCGATGCACCACCTGAGCGACGAGGAGAAACGCGAGACCGTCTCGGTCATCGCGGACCTCGAGCCCCGGAAAATCGTGCTCGGGGACGTGATGTTCTTCGGGGAACCGGACCCCGAGGAGCCGTTCTACAGCCCCGAAGTCGACGACCCGGCGACGGTGGGCGTGCTCGCGGACGCGTTCACGGACGCGGGGTACGCGGTCACGGCCGTCGAGATGGTCCACGAGCAGGTCGGCGTGCTCGTCGCGGAGCGGCTGTGA
- a CDS encoding RNase P subunit p30 family protein, whose amino-acid sequence MYEAVHAHPDGDSTVARFAATAASVGYDGVVVRSRSDARPEVDYEAVGEEYGVDVVSGVELDAEDASHASGAIGDLREDATVLAVRGGTPDLNRFVAESARADVLAGPMRGGGDVNHVVVKAAKRNAVHVEFDFSRVLRASGGERVQALRGLRKLRELVDHYDAPYVVSADPTSHLQLRAPRELLAVGEEIGFERDRIRAGLEAWGELAARNRHRTSEEFIAEGVERGRYEEDA is encoded by the coding sequence GTGTACGAGGCCGTTCACGCCCACCCGGACGGCGACAGCACCGTCGCGCGGTTCGCCGCGACGGCCGCGAGCGTCGGCTACGACGGCGTCGTGGTGCGGAGCCGCTCGGACGCCCGACCCGAAGTGGACTACGAAGCCGTCGGCGAGGAGTACGGCGTCGACGTGGTGTCCGGCGTAGAGCTCGACGCCGAGGACGCGTCCCACGCGAGCGGCGCCATCGGCGACCTGCGCGAGGACGCGACGGTGCTGGCGGTGCGCGGCGGCACGCCCGACCTCAATCGCTTCGTCGCGGAGTCCGCGCGGGCGGACGTGCTCGCCGGGCCGATGCGGGGGGGCGGCGACGTCAACCACGTCGTCGTGAAGGCCGCGAAGCGGAACGCGGTCCACGTGGAGTTCGACTTCTCGCGGGTGCTGCGCGCGAGCGGCGGCGAGCGCGTGCAGGCGCTGCGCGGCCTGCGGAAGCTCCGCGAGCTCGTCGACCACTACGACGCGCCGTACGTCGTGAGCGCCGACCCGACGTCGCACCTCCAGTTGCGCGCGCCCCGGGAACTGCTCGCCGTCGGCGAGGAGATCGGCTTCGAGCGCGACCGGATCCGGGCGGGCCTGGAGGCGTGGGGTGAGCTCGCGGCGCGCAACCGCCACCGGACGTCCGAGGAGTTCATTGCGGAGGGCGTCGAACGCGGCAGGTATGAAGAAGACGCTTGA
- a CDS encoding RNA-binding protein, with the protein MSEVPFHYVDLRAFCYGTEDEVRVADALRHFLPEDVELERAESEGHLGDRIVVLSARVERADEMRHVLGQLRDGADIERIREELDQRVDDNCSLFVHLDKQEAFLGDAQLGDGIALRAKVEAYPANKEAAVENAREALS; encoded by the coding sequence ATGAGCGAGGTTCCGTTCCACTACGTCGACCTCCGGGCGTTCTGCTACGGCACGGAGGACGAGGTCCGCGTCGCCGACGCGCTCCGGCACTTCCTCCCCGAGGACGTCGAACTCGAGCGCGCCGAGAGCGAAGGCCACCTCGGCGACCGAATCGTCGTGCTGTCCGCGCGCGTCGAGCGCGCCGACGAGATGCGCCACGTGCTCGGCCAGCTCCGCGACGGCGCGGACATCGAACGCATCCGCGAGGAGCTCGACCAGCGCGTCGACGACAACTGCTCGCTGTTCGTCCACCTCGACAAACAGGAGGCGTTCCTCGGGGACGCCCAGCTCGGCGACGGCATCGCGCTCCGCGCGAAAGTCGAGGCCTACCCCGCGAACAAGGAGGCCGCCGTCGAGAACGCCCGCGAAGCGCTGTCGTAG